The Psychromonas sp. MME1 genome window below encodes:
- a CDS encoding bifunctional tRNA (adenosine(37)-C2)-methyltransferase TrmG/ribosomal RNA large subunit methyltransferase RlmN — protein MSIKKVNLLDLNREGLRAFFVELGEKPFRAEQVMKWIYHFGCDDFDLMSNINKTLREKLKVRAEIRAPEIKVEQRSSDGTIKWAMTVGDQDVETVYIPEKDRATLCVSSQVGCALACNFCSTAQQGFNRNLAVSEIIGQVWRAAKVVGVMGESGKRPITNVVMMGMGEPLLNLNNVIPAMELMLDDFGYALSKRRVTVSTSGVVPALDILGDRIDVALAISLHAANDKLRSEMMPINDKYNIADFLAGVKRYIDKSNANRGKVTVEYLLLDHYNDSTDQAHELAHLLKDTPCKINLIPFNPFPDNEYKKPSNSRVDRFNKVLMEYGYTVIVRKTRGDDIDAACGQLVGDVIDRTKRTMKKRQKGENIVISDA, from the coding sequence ATGAGTATTAAAAAAGTAAACCTATTAGATTTAAACCGCGAAGGTTTACGTGCGTTTTTTGTTGAACTAGGCGAGAAACCGTTCCGCGCTGAACAGGTAATGAAGTGGATTTATCATTTTGGTTGTGATGATTTTGATTTAATGAGTAATATTAATAAAACATTACGTGAGAAATTAAAAGTGCGGGCGGAAATTAGAGCGCCAGAGATAAAAGTGGAGCAACGTAGTAGCGACGGTACGATAAAATGGGCGATGACTGTCGGCGATCAAGATGTTGAAACTGTCTATATTCCAGAAAAAGATCGCGCAACACTTTGTGTTTCTTCACAAGTAGGCTGTGCATTAGCCTGTAATTTCTGCTCTACGGCGCAACAGGGATTTAATCGTAATTTAGCGGTGTCTGAAATTATTGGCCAAGTATGGCGAGCCGCGAAAGTGGTTGGTGTGATGGGTGAAAGTGGCAAGCGCCCAATTACTAATGTGGTGATGATGGGGATGGGGGAACCATTGTTGAATCTTAATAATGTTATCCCTGCAATGGAGTTGATGCTCGATGACTTTGGCTACGCACTCTCTAAACGTCGCGTCACGGTATCAACCTCTGGCGTTGTTCCTGCTTTGGATATTTTAGGGGATAGAATCGACGTTGCTTTAGCTATTTCGTTGCATGCTGCAAATGATAAATTACGCTCTGAAATGATGCCGATTAATGATAAGTATAACATTGCTGATTTTTTAGCGGGTGTTAAACGTTATATTGATAAGTCAAATGCGAATCGAGGCAAGGTTACGGTTGAGTATTTATTGTTAGATCACTATAACGACTCAACGGATCAAGCTCATGAATTGGCGCATTTACTTAAAGATACACCCTGTAAAATTAATTTGATTCCATTTAACCCATTTCCAGATAATGAATATAAAAAACCAAGCAATAGCCGCGTTGATCGTTTTAATAAGGTGCTCATGGAATATGGCTACACGGTTATTGTTCGTAAGACGCGTGGTGATGATATTGATGCTGCTTGTGGTCAATTAGTTGGCGATGTTATTGATCGTACGAAACGTACCATGAAGAAACGTCAAAAGGGTGAAAATATTGTAATTTCTGATGCTTAA
- the pilW gene encoding type IV pilus biogenesis/stability protein PilW, with amino-acid sequence MHQFFMLISCLFLLSACVSSETSVTTSNGGSGQPQVFDPQAAADTRIKLALLYLQKNDMQQAKKNIEKALEYQPNDANIYRVFAYYYQRVNEDQKAEELYKKSLSMDSKNPDTYNNYGTFLCEKARYAEAEKAFLTAVKQSSYTNVANTYENAGTCAEKAGDINKALFYYQYAISHNPNKYYLNLYLAKFNITLKNFTEARLNLFNYQKKNKASPELLWQLIRLSYATEKSATLNKYAGELLNQFPDSQQALDYLNHEYYE; translated from the coding sequence ATGCACCAATTTTTTATGCTCATTTCATGTTTGTTTTTACTGTCCGCTTGTGTCTCCAGTGAAACATCGGTGACAACCAGTAATGGTGGAAGTGGACAGCCACAGGTTTTTGATCCGCAAGCCGCTGCTGATACTCGCATTAAATTAGCGCTGCTTTATCTACAAAAAAATGATATGCAGCAAGCGAAAAAAAATATTGAAAAGGCATTAGAATATCAACCGAATGATGCCAATATTTATCGTGTTTTTGCATATTATTACCAGCGAGTCAATGAAGATCAAAAGGCCGAAGAGTTATATAAAAAATCCCTCTCAATGGACTCTAAAAATCCTGATACCTATAATAATTATGGTACTTTTTTATGTGAAAAAGCACGTTATGCTGAGGCTGAAAAAGCATTTCTTACTGCGGTTAAACAAAGTAGTTACACCAATGTGGCGAATACCTATGAAAATGCGGGTACCTGTGCAGAAAAGGCTGGCGATATCAATAAGGCGCTTTTTTATTATCAATACGCAATATCGCATAACCCGAATAAATACTATCTAAATTTGTATTTGGCAAAGTTTAATATTACTTTAAAAAACTTTACAGAAGCACGTCTAAATCTGTTTAATTATCAGAAAAAAAATAAAGCTTCGCCTGAATTGTTGTGGCAATTAATCCGTTTGAGTTATGCAACGGAAAAAAGTGCCACTCTTAATAAATACGCCGGGGAATTATTAAATCAATTCCCTGATTCTCAACAAGCCTTAGATTATTTAAATCATGAGTACTATGAATAA
- a CDS encoding RodZ domain-containing protein, with amino-acid sequence MNNQEQAIIVPLGQALKDARIVASLSVDDVAEKLNLSASTVLNIENELDVTIDSDKYPSIYLRGYIVNYGKLVGLHDLSAFAEFKKLTEHHKYTFQAPQRKPPRKNKRRVTWLLLLATIVFITLYWFADQQGLFTDNTPIENKTENATMKIDSAPSDEDIQHSAAEETLIVENAEQTEETSAAQESQLNSDNIEEAVEPDESDSSTQSMDDELDIPAVSNGVEPESTLDKSVLENGVSESLSTINTTTLDDTMIGQERLTLTFSKDCWTEIFDANNKRLAFNLYKKGAQLNLIGVAPFKLKLGDPAAVEIQYQGEIVDGQFKSGRTTRFTIP; translated from the coding sequence ATGAATAACCAAGAGCAAGCTATTATCGTACCACTTGGCCAGGCATTAAAAGATGCTCGAATAGTGGCATCCTTAAGCGTTGATGATGTCGCTGAGAAGTTGAATCTGAGTGCTAGCACCGTGCTAAATATTGAAAATGAATTGGATGTGACCATTGATTCTGATAAATATCCAAGTATCTATTTACGTGGTTACATTGTCAATTATGGCAAACTGGTTGGCCTGCATGACTTAAGTGCTTTTGCTGAGTTTAAAAAGCTGACCGAGCACCATAAATATACATTTCAAGCTCCGCAGCGAAAGCCGCCAAGAAAAAATAAGCGCAGAGTTACTTGGTTATTGTTGCTGGCGACTATTGTGTTCATTACGCTTTATTGGTTTGCTGATCAACAGGGACTATTTACTGATAATACCCCTATCGAGAATAAAACCGAAAATGCAACGATGAAAATTGATAGTGCGCCAAGCGATGAAGATATTCAACACTCTGCCGCAGAGGAAACTTTGATAGTCGAAAATGCTGAGCAAACAGAAGAGACGTCGGCGGCACAAGAAAGTCAATTAAATAGCGATAATATAGAGGAAGCTGTTGAGCCAGATGAGAGTGATAGTTCTACTCAAAGCATGGATGACGAGTTAGATATACCTGCTGTTTCTAATGGTGTTGAACCTGAGTCTACGCTTGATAAAAGCGTATTAGAAAATGGTGTTAGTGAATCGCTGTCGACTATAAATACAACGACGCTTGATGATACGATGATCGGTCAAGAGAGATTGACGTTGACCTTCTCTAAAGATTGCTGGACGGAAATATTTGATGCAAACAATAAGCGTTTAGCATTTAATTTATATAAAAAAGGGGCGCAATTAAACCTTATTGGTGTTGCCCCATTTAAATTGAAATTAGGTGACCCAGCGGCGGTTGAGATACAATATCAAGGTGAAATCGTTGATGGTCAGTTTAAAAGTGGC